From the genome of bacterium, one region includes:
- the argF gene encoding ornithine carbamoyltransferase: MKHFVAEWNHSAEELAALIDLGLKAKANPEQYKDALRNRTAFLYFEKQSLRTRVTCEVGMNQLGGSALTQTPEMGKIGVRESVHDVAKNLENWVDVIAMRTFSQTLVEEMARWSSKPVVNLLTDELHPCQMTADFITLKEKFGRLQGLKLAFVGDGNNVAHSLMLGGALMGMHVVVCGPRGFEPNARITDKARELASKNGATIEYTQCLETAVTGADAVYTDVWASMGQEKEAEQKNKIFRPYQVNEKVFGLAKPTAVFMHCLPAHRGEEVTDEVCDHPRSVIFQEAGNRLTAIKAVYLKLILGL, encoded by the coding sequence ATGAAGCACTTCGTGGCTGAATGGAACCACAGCGCCGAGGAACTCGCGGCGCTGATCGACCTCGGCCTCAAGGCCAAGGCGAATCCCGAGCAGTACAAGGACGCGCTGCGCAACCGCACCGCGTTCCTCTACTTCGAAAAGCAGTCGCTGCGCACGCGCGTGACCTGCGAAGTCGGCATGAACCAGCTCGGCGGCAGCGCCCTGACGCAGACCCCGGAGATGGGGAAGATCGGCGTGCGCGAGTCGGTCCACGACGTGGCCAAGAACCTCGAGAACTGGGTGGACGTGATCGCGATGCGCACGTTCAGCCAGACCCTCGTCGAGGAGATGGCGCGCTGGTCGAGCAAGCCGGTGGTCAACCTCCTCACCGACGAGCTCCACCCCTGCCAGATGACCGCCGACTTCATCACCCTCAAGGAGAAGTTCGGCCGCCTGCAGGGCCTGAAGCTGGCCTTCGTCGGCGACGGCAACAACGTGGCCCACTCGCTGATGCTCGGCGGCGCCCTGATGGGGATGCACGTCGTCGTCTGCGGGCCGCGCGGCTTCGAGCCGAACGCCCGGATCACGGACAAGGCGCGCGAACTCGCCTCCAAGAACGGCGCGACGATCGAGTACACCCAGTGCCTCGAGACGGCCGTGACGGGCGCCGACGCGGTCTACACCGACGTCTGGGCCTCGATGGGCCAGGAGAAGGAAGCCGAGCAGAAGAACAAGATCTTCCGTCCCTACCAGGTCAACGAGAAGGTCTTCGGGCTCGCCAAGCCGACGGCGGTCTTCATGCACTGCCTGCCGGCCCACCGCGGCGAGGAAGTCACGGACGAAGTCTGCGACCATCCGCGCTCGGTGATCTTCCAGGAGGCGGGGAACCGCCTCACCGCGATCAAGGCCGTCTACCTCAAGCTGATCCTCGGCCTCTGA
- a CDS encoding cyclic 2,3-diphosphoglycerate synthase has protein sequence MAKKKVIIAGAAGRDFHNFNVALRDCENTEVVAFTATQIPDIDGRMYPTELAGKNYPKGIPIYDESELPKLIKEHDVDEVIFAYSDRSHDQVMHLGSIVLAAGADYRLMGPKKTEVKSTKPVVAVCAVRTGCGKSQTTRKVAKILRDAGLKVVAVRHPMPYGDLAKQRCQRFAKLEDMDFHKCTIEEREEYEPHVTTGTVIYAGVDYTDILRAAEKEADVVLWDGGNNDLPFYHADLHIVVADPLRPGHEMMYHPGEANCRMADVFVVNKIDSATPEAIAQVKANLVAMNPTAKIIMAESPVTLEDKSAVAGKRVLVIEDGPTLTHGGMKIGAGVVAAQRNGAKEIVDPKPYAVKSIKATYEKYPDTGKVLPAMGYSDQQVADLQETINAAAPHVDAFIIGTPIDLRRLCTFPKPAVRVTYDLEEKGQPDLAEVLKPIIAKARR, from the coding sequence ATGGCTAAGAAGAAGGTCATCATCGCCGGCGCCGCCGGGCGCGATTTCCACAACTTCAACGTCGCGCTCCGGGACTGCGAAAACACCGAAGTCGTCGCCTTCACCGCGACCCAGATCCCCGACATCGACGGCCGCATGTACCCCACCGAGCTGGCCGGCAAGAACTACCCGAAGGGCATTCCCATCTACGACGAGAGCGAGCTCCCGAAGCTGATCAAGGAGCACGACGTCGACGAAGTCATCTTCGCCTACTCCGACCGCTCCCACGACCAGGTGATGCACCTCGGCAGCATCGTGCTCGCGGCCGGCGCCGACTACCGCCTGATGGGCCCCAAGAAGACCGAAGTGAAGTCCACGAAGCCGGTCGTGGCCGTCTGCGCCGTGCGCACCGGCTGCGGCAAGAGCCAGACCACCCGCAAGGTCGCCAAGATCCTGCGCGACGCGGGCCTGAAGGTCGTGGCCGTCCGTCACCCGATGCCGTACGGCGACCTGGCCAAGCAGCGCTGCCAGCGGTTCGCGAAGCTCGAGGACATGGACTTCCACAAGTGCACGATCGAAGAGCGCGAAGAGTACGAGCCGCACGTCACGACCGGCACCGTGATCTACGCCGGCGTCGACTACACGGACATCCTCCGCGCCGCCGAGAAGGAAGCGGACGTCGTGCTGTGGGACGGCGGCAACAACGACCTGCCGTTCTACCACGCCGACCTGCACATCGTCGTCGCCGACCCGCTCCGTCCGGGCCACGAGATGATGTACCACCCCGGCGAGGCCAACTGCCGCATGGCCGACGTCTTCGTCGTCAACAAGATCGACTCCGCGACGCCGGAAGCGATCGCCCAGGTCAAGGCGAACCTCGTCGCGATGAACCCGACCGCCAAGATCATCATGGCCGAGTCCCCGGTGACCCTCGAAGACAAGTCGGCCGTGGCCGGCAAGCGCGTCCTCGTGATCGAGGACGGCCCGACCCTCACGCACGGCGGCATGAAGATCGGCGCCGGCGTCGTCGCCGCCCAGCGGAACGGCGCGAAGGAAATCGTCGACCCGAAGCCGTACGCCGTGAAGTCGATCAAGGCGACCTACGAGAAGTACCCCGACACCGGCAAGGTCCTGCCCGCCATGGGCTACAGCGACCAGCAGGTGGCCGACCTGCAGGAGACGATCAACGCCGCCGCGCCGCACGTCGACGCGTTCATCATCGGCACCCCGATCGACCTGCGCCGCCTCTGCACGTTCCCCAAGCCGGCCGTCCGCGTGACCTACGACCTCGAAGAGAAGGGCCAGCCCGACCTCGCCGAGGTGCTCAAGCCGATCATCGCGAAGGCTCGCCGGTGA
- a CDS encoding carbamate kinase, with the protein MASQDKRDLPIALIAFGGNALTPRGSDGNQADQMREAAAFAKVVADLSRDHRLLLVHGNGPQVGHLLIQVEAGRNQVPAWSLDTCGAGSQGIIGYFLETAIRSEFAAQGLPNLVSVLLTVTEVDADDPAFNKPTKPIGPYYPPHIAKGFQERDGWKMVLQDQGWRRVVASPEPRKVHGVEAMRCLLDTGHVVVAAGGGGIPVTRTPDGGLAGVEAVIDKDRSSALLAREVGASVFVILTNVDRVEKDYGTDRAAPIDRMTPREARQLMAEGQFPPGSMGPKVEAALDVVEKSGHSALICSVRVLADALRGHGGTWVVPE; encoded by the coding sequence GTGGCCAGCCAGGACAAGCGTGACCTGCCGATCGCTCTGATTGCGTTCGGGGGCAACGCGCTCACGCCGCGCGGTTCCGACGGCAACCAGGCTGACCAGATGAGGGAGGCGGCGGCCTTCGCCAAGGTCGTCGCCGACCTCTCGCGGGACCACAGGCTGCTTCTGGTCCACGGCAACGGTCCGCAGGTGGGACACCTGCTGATCCAAGTCGAGGCCGGACGCAACCAGGTTCCGGCCTGGTCCTTGGACACCTGCGGCGCCGGCTCGCAGGGGATCATCGGCTACTTCCTCGAGACGGCGATCCGCTCCGAGTTCGCCGCGCAGGGGTTGCCCAACCTCGTCTCCGTGCTGCTGACGGTGACCGAGGTGGACGCCGACGATCCCGCTTTCAACAAGCCGACGAAGCCGATCGGGCCGTACTACCCGCCGCACATCGCGAAGGGGTTCCAGGAACGCGACGGGTGGAAGATGGTTCTTCAAGACCAAGGTTGGCGGCGCGTCGTCGCCTCGCCCGAGCCGCGGAAGGTCCACGGCGTCGAGGCGATGCGCTGCCTGCTGGACACCGGGCACGTCGTCGTCGCCGCCGGCGGCGGCGGCATTCCCGTGACGCGCACTCCCGACGGCGGGCTCGCGGGCGTCGAGGCGGTCATCGACAAGGACCGCTCCTCGGCGCTGCTCGCGCGCGAGGTCGGGGCGAGCGTCTTCGTCATCCTGACGAACGTGGACCGGGTGGAGAAGGACTACGGCACCGACCGCGCCGCGCCGATCGACCGGATGACGCCGCGCGAGGCCCGTCAGTTGATGGCCGAAGGGCAGTTCCCCCCCGGCAGCATGGGCCCCAAGGTCGAAGCGGCCTTGGACGTCGTCGAAAAGTCCGGCCACAGCGCGCTGATCTGCTCCGTGCGCGTGCTGGCCGACGCCCTCCGCGGACACGGCGGCACTTGGGTCGTCCCCGAGTGA